The Phaseolus vulgaris cultivar G19833 chromosome 10, P. vulgaris v2.0, whole genome shotgun sequence DNA window AAGTTAACTTTATCAGTATGcataaagattaaaaattaattaaagttgtATGATCAATTTAAAATCTACCGTATTCTTACAAATTTCGTGTAATTTTCTAATATCTAATTGTTCATACTAATATCGAATAATAAAAGTTCACTTTATCTTATTAAGTGAATGTCGCCACCAAAGTTTGATTTTAATAATCAGTAAACGCAGCGTGCTTTGGCTACAATCAAAAGCTTGCCAACAAAATAGTAGTCAAAATTATGTGACAATGTCTTCTTAAGTGTTTTTTTCCAAGAGAAAAAATTACTATAAGTTTAAATTAATTgagatacaattttttttaaaaaaaatctttaaaaaaatataaaaaatattttgcaaTCTTTTTACTTGTGGAAACTATGAAAGACTATTTTTTGTATTCTGCCGATGGAGAAACTCATAATTTAGAGATATATGTTAATTACCCCTTCATAATAATCAAACACACtataatataaattagaatTGCCACCTTGGTcttgattaatttatttatttttaaaaaaacagctttactttttccttttttaaacatcaattatttatttcacGTTCTCTCTGGTGTACGTTAAGATTTTCAAATCAGAGGTAGTTGGTTTAATGttaaataaattgtttgtgtgctttaaaaaattaaattttagatGAACAAGTCTTTTCAGATCAAAATGACGTAAATGAGTAAAAATCAATACTATATCATGCAATAAAATTTAACGTGATGAtcgaattataatttaaatttgagttATTGATTTACTCATTAAGTTCCACTGTTACGCAAACCTACCAACTAATATTCTTAGTCttatttctttgaaaaaaaaggtgtttagtttttttttattgacaccAAATTCATTCCCATTATTATTCTAGAAGCATACCAGAGCTATATTTCCACGAAATTAATAAACACTCAGAAGTGAATATTTCCACAAGACCAACAATGACATATCTAAAACTTTGACTAGGATTATTTTGTTGTTAAATTGCCATTTAACCattatttctttataaaatttaaattaatcattctacttttaaaatgtttaattcaatcttttaagtttttgtAGAAATCAATGTAACTAACCCTTCTGTCTAAATTCAGCGACTCATAAAGTAAaacttaataaatttatattttgttcaaGTTTAATCACCTCTAAATGACGAACACTTAACGACAATTATAAAGTTGTTAATATAActatttgataatttatttatcaatattccaaatttaaaaaatttaaaaattgcaAGTAACGACAGTTTTGTTTTGGGGAAAACGtacaatttagaaaccaacattcaataatttagtattaaaaaataaattattataataaaacgGCGAACACTTCTCTCTTTGTCTTGAGGGTATTCTTCTAACACTTCTTaacctccttctggtcagatttgatagTGATCACAGTTCCCTCCAGGgaaggcagcttcatcttcatgtgcctcgtagAGGCTATCGCTCCAATCCTGTTTAAAGCAGGTCTATCCAAGAGTATGTTATAAGCTGATGGAGCGTTaacaacaagatacctgatgTTTGCAGTGCGTGAAGTTGTGTCATCTTTGAAGGTCCTCCTCAGCTCTATGTGTCCACACACTTCTACCTGGTctccagcgaaaccatacaagcaaccaatataatataaatatggccttaaacgagaggggggtgaattgtttaagagggattttcgtaaactttgaaggtataatgaaaatcaatgctgaattacagagaaaagaatcaaggaaacaaatacccaaaactattttaagatgatatcagaaaaacaattggttgttttgtcgaaacaatcagttgtttttatcagcagtttatgaaaacaacttaaaacagatatatgtgagatcagggaaagagagaatcacataaatagatttatactggttcactcttacaccaagagctacatccagtccccagaaaccactgggtaatccactatgcaatcaaaaccaaattacacacatcacacaccaaagtagtgacaccttgaacccctcaagaaacacactacctttggcaaaccacaccaagaatgttgatcttgaacacctcaagaacacacaacactccttggcaacacaactacggaaatacagtaatcaaggaagaagggaatagaatacacctgggtattacaaagcttaaagttcagaattacaacccaatcctattccacaaacttaagaatgatccaaagctctttcaaatcttggaaaaaatgttttgataaactctttctcttacatcaagattaggagcgtaaaaccacctttatatagaccaaccaagtggtcaaaaacatttaataaaggagccaagttagttaggatcatttaaaacatattaaaaccacttaacaaaattttgttaaggttttcaagaaaacaatcgattgttttgtcgaaacaatcgattgatttggtttgacagcaaagtcaaccaagtcaaacaactttcaacctttttcaaaaactactaaggtaaaacaatctgttgtttcaAACAACATGTTGAAATTTTTacagaattttagaaaacacatcttttcaaaaggttaaagattcaaatgaacttggatcatcttaaggagtgaattaacaagtttcaaacaactatacaacacacacacacaaacccagcaacaaggtcttcaagctttcctcttggatttggagacatcaaagcatcttgttcaacagtTGTGCCATCTTTGAAGGTCCTCCTCAGCTCTATGTGTCCACACACTTCTACCTGGTctccagcgaaaccatacaagcaacCGGTATAAGGTCGCAACTGGTCTGGAGACAACTGCAGCTTATTGAAGGTcaaccagaacatcacatcgaccgaacttccctggtccacgaggATGCGATGCACCCTTCTTCCTGCTGTCACTACCGAAATCACCACTGGATCATTGTCATGCGTGAAACAATGTCCTGGTAATCGGCCTTGGTGATGACGAGGTCGACATCGGGAGTCTGATATGCCTCTTGAACTACTATTGGGCCCCATCACCTCTCGCGCATACTTCTTCTGCTGGGAGGCGGTCCATCCTCCTCTTGAGAACCTTCCAGAGATGTGTTGATCTCACcatgaatgggcacctcgtgcccctgatcgCCTCCCGGGGTTGCTGATGCCTGAGCCCCCTACAGCTCTTGGAGGTAGTCCTTTAAGAAGCTGTTCTTTACTAGTTCATCCTACTGGTACCCAAGTGACAAACAGTTGCGTATGGCGTGGCCATAGGCTTGGTGGAATTCACACCAAGtgttcttgttgggccccaaCTTTTTGTCAGTCTTTCGGGGTGTCTTTAGCCTTTCCGCTATGTTAGGAATAGCGATCAACTCCTTCAACTCTACTCGAAAATTATTCCAGGGGGGCGCATCCTCCCTTGTGCGTGGCCTAGTTTGGGGCTTCCTGGCCTCGTAGGGTTGCTGCTTCCCCGAGGCCTTCTTCTCTATCGtcgcctcatgcaccctcatgggTTAAGGTTGACCTGTTGCTCGAGGTCGGATGGGACCAACGCTACTGCGTTTCTCTGTGACCTGATCTTCCGCGACGATGTGTGCTATAGCCTGACGCCTGATCTTGCAAAACGTCTTCGGGCAATATCTAATCAGTGAGTCGCTGAAGGGCCCTGACAGCACTCCTTTGGTGAAGGCATGCACTGTCATGGCTTCATCCTTGGTGTTTACCCTCAGCACTTGGACCTCGAACCTGTTTAAGAACTCTTTCAAGGACTCTCCTTGGTATTGCTTTATGTCAAAGACATCGTAAGAGATTGCAGGGGGAGCCCTGCTGATAAGGTATTGTTCTCTGAACAGCGTTGAGAATTGGTTGAAAGAAGTAATGTGTTCGTTAGGGAGACTGGCAAACCATTCCAATGTTACGTCTGTGAACGTGCTCATAAATAGCTTGTAGTACACAGTATCATAACCTCCTGATaccatcatctgggtgtggaacgctaTGAGGTAAGACTTTGGGTCCTCTACACCTGTGAATGTGACCTtcggtgatggagatcaagctcaagtggacatggaggccaatcaacaagatcaagaagaggtagaggctcaaatggaggacgcccatggaggttaaagcccacctcaaaggcttacaagaagcatgttcaaagctttaggagctaggggacgtttatttactctttttgtaatttctttggttgaaggtgcttagagggaaacattagaaacctctattgttaaagcatcttttagtctttagttaggagtcttaggaggggggtgcgttagtagataggtgtaggagtaaataaggaggtgccaaagtgagagaagagatcacaccttcctcatgtcttggtttaggcgccggttctagtagcttttaggagggaattttgaattcttttagtttgattttcagcacctctaggctataaatataggtgctgcccttgtacatttcagatttgaattttaattagagaaactatactcaatttttgaaagagcattggagagctttgtgtcttcttcactagtcttatcttgatggttcaatggttacctcaagtggcggcttgcacacttatctaggagtctccatcctcctagtggcgtgatcatccaaccattcctccatcttcatgagctttctcttctccttccttccttctctttttatgttcattCCATAGCTTGTTCCTTtgaaattctgttcggttcctttggtgtttttgctgtttttgtttctgttttatGTTTTTGCCGATTCATTCTTACTTCTTTTTCATTTCTAGCTTTTATGTTCGGTACATTTCAATTCTAAgccattttgttcggtgcatttgcttTTCTTTCCAacttaatcggttcaatttgacaataattggaacttccatatgagtttgtgttttggcactagttttggtgagttcttgttcatagaaacttgatccaattctatgataaagtgcctatctcataaccaactcaagatgattcctaagaatgtcaagaatcattctaattgtgctagtggaatcacatcatgtggtatcaagagtttaggtgtgttcttgtttaatttttgagttgtgtagcactttaatttcaagagctctttaatttttcttgcaatttatgattctgtttttaggcttatttgagtttgcttgctgttttaattcttttgcctatcatatgtttgagtattttcctttttgaatccatacaagttttgtcctagtcttgtttttccataattgtcatcacttcttgtagtacttttgttgatttt harbors:
- the LOC137814531 gene encoding uncharacterized protein; amino-acid sequence: MVSGGYDTVYYKLFMSTFTDVTLEWFASLPNEHITSFNQFSTLFREQYLISRAPPAISYDVFDIKQYQGESLKEFLNRFEVQVLRVNTKDEAMTVHAFTKGVLSGPFSDSLIRYCPKTFCKIRRQAIAHIVAEDQVTEKRSSVGPIRPRATGQP